The stretch of DNA actttttgtaaaatttatgaaaagatttggagaaaaaaacaatatttttttcacaaTTCTACCTACTCGAACAAAAGCATTTGCACCTTTTCtttattataatttgtatttaataatattaaaattgtaaatCTTTACTGAAACACATAAATAAGAATAAAGCATTACTTTATTAAAAACCAAGAGTtctataactgcagtaatatctGGTAAGATTATAAGAAGAAAATTGGCCTTTTTTACTAAATTTGGTTAAGTCAAAAGTGATGTTCAATGAAAGTAATTGGACAACATAATTGTGTTCAAACAGATTATTGTCTCTGTCAAGAAACATCCTACTACCAGCGACTATACTGGCCGACGTTCAGCATGGGCGTCGACAGCAATCTCAGCAATGTTTTAGTACACGCTTTTGGCAGCATGAGGTACACATTTAGCATGTTGGCGTCTGATCTAAacactttttattgtttgcatctCATTGGCTCATTCAATTATATAATAGcgtttctttttcatttttaaaaattagtagAAGTGGTAAGTTAACCACTAAAATAATGTACAGGAACGTTGGATCCGGCAGCACTGGtagtaaataaaaaattgtgagTATGTACAGGGCATATTGTATTCAAAAGAAATCATTAGTACGTTATGATAGGCACAACGATATATGTTGCAGAAAATCTAAGTTCTAAATCATTGGCCGTATTTTACTCTTCTTAAACTTTCTTATAATCTCCCTAGCAGATGTGATCACATGATCATAAAAATCTTTCTTGTTACCAGGTTACAAAGAATCACAACATTTTCGATGTGGAGATAGAGAAGGAAATCGAGTGCAAAGAGCACAGCGATGAGGCAGTCCGATTCTACTGTGAGACTTGCGAGACAGCGATATGCATCTTATGTACCTTTAACGATCACAGAAATCATGATGTAGCACAATTTAGTGACGCCGTGCAAAAGTACAAAGGAAATATCGAAGGCCTTTTGTccaattgtaaaaacaaattaGAACAGCTGGAGTCACAGCTGGCTATTATTGGCAAGTGTGAAACAACAATTCGAGGAGCagaggaaaaaataaaacatatttcgCTTGACATGATTAGCGAAATCAAAAATCGCGAAAAAGTACTGATCGAAGAAATACATAATATTTATGGCCCAGAGACGATGAGCCTGATTGAGAGTAAGGACGACCTACAAGCTAACCATGATGCATTGCAGAGCACGGTCAAACTAACTGACCTAGTAGTTAAAGGGAAAGATATGGAGCTACTATTACTGAAAAAGGAAGTGCagaacaagctagaaatgcttgGACAAGCGGCCATCGGTGACTTGCCCAGAACAGCAAGCAAAGTGATTCAGTACGTTCCTGGCATGCTTGACATGGGCTACATCCATGACAACGACCGGCCACTCCTCTCTGCTGCACGACGAGCTCACAGCTATAACGAAGGTCAGAATATATTTGACATCGATGACTACATCAGCACAACAGAGACACAAACCGACGTGAGCATGGGCAGCCAAAGAGAAGTCTGCACAAACACGAAGGCCATTGTAACGACTGATAGTGAGACACAGACAGAGACCATGTCAGAAACGTATCATGCAATGGTGATGCATGAAGCTGCGGCAGCCCTTGAGATGCCTCACAGGTCACGGTACACAGTACATCAAGGCAGCCTGGATAGCAACTCATCTTACGTCAGAACCTCTCTCGACGATGAGACGACATCACAGAGAAGACGTCGGCGGCGAGAAAGGGCCCGTACAACAAGGGGTGACCCGGAGAAGTATTCCTACCCAAGCGATTCAACAGCATCAGGTATGTGTATAATGAGTTTGATTACAGGCATAACAAAGCGGAATCACCG from Watersipora subatra chromosome 2, tzWatSuba1.1, whole genome shotgun sequence encodes:
- the LOC137388633 gene encoding E3 ubiquitin-protein ligase TRIM56-like isoform X1, yielding MNRHSRDYTRSPQLSSSPTDFSRRSRSHYTSSPLFDSSDRLKTADRRAKDTISDHASLDEGKRMSMVGKTKNGLLAQMIHDEFLCCKICLEGFTNPKSLNCLHTFCEDCIESHANSEGSYKKYSDYREFTCPLCRKRTTLPLGGVRKLPDNFLVSSLTEVIDRQKPSKYPFCDICKLVSRKHSEASSKCLDCNKLLCKDCVEQHLDTKVTKNHNIFDVEIEKEIECKEHSDEAVRFYCETCETAICILCTFNDHRNHDVAQFSDAVQKYKGNIEGLLSNCKNKLEQLESQLAIIGKCETTIRGAEEKIKHISLDMISEIKNREKVLIEEIHNIYGPETMSLIESKDDLQANHDALQSTVKLTDLVVKGKDMELLLLKKEVQNKLEMLGQAAIGDLPRTASKVIQYVPGMLDMGYIHDNDRPLLSAARRAHSYNEGQNIFDIDDYISTTETQTDVSMGSQREVCTNTKAIVTTDSETQTETMSETYHAMVMHEAAAALEMPHRSRYTVHQGSLDSNSSYVRTSLDDETTSQRRRRRRERARTTRGDPEKYSYPSDSTASAHRRHQ
- the LOC137388633 gene encoding E3 ubiquitin-protein ligase TRIM56-like isoform X2, whose protein sequence is MNRHSRDYTRSPQLSSSPTDFSRRSRSHYTSSPLFDSSDRLKTADRRAKDTISDHASLDEGKRMSMVGKTKNGLLAQMIHDEFLCCKICLEGFTNPKSLNCLHTFCEDCIESHANSEGSYKKYSDYREFTCPLCRKRTTLPLGGVRKLPDNFLVSSLTEVIDRQKPSKYPFCDICKLVSRKHSEASSKCLDCNKLLCKDCVEQHLDTKVTKNHNIFDVEIEKEIECKEHSDEAVRFYCETCETAICILCTFNDHRNHDVAQFSDAVQKYKGNIEGLLSNCKNKLEQLESQLAIIGKCETTIRGAEEKIKHISLDMISEIKNREKVLIEEIHNIYGPETMSLIESKDDLQANHDALQSTVKLTDLVVKGKDMELLLLKKEVQNKLEMLGQAAIGDLPRTASKVIQYVPGMLDMGYIHDNDRPLLSAARRAHSYNEGQNIFDIDDYISTTETQTDVSMGSQREVCTNTKAIVTTDSETQTETMSETYHAMVMHEAAAALEMPHRSRYTVHQGSLDSNSSYVRTSLDDETTSQRRRRRRERARTTRGDPEKYSYPSDSTASGDDS